A portion of the Algisphaera agarilytica genome contains these proteins:
- the acpP gene encoding acyl carrier protein, which translates to MDESEIKEKVIAIVAEQMGVEKGEISLETNFVNDLNADSLDTVELVMEFEDEFETSIPDEEAEKIQTVGQAVDFIKENMDK; encoded by the coding sequence ATGGACGAATCTGAAATCAAAGAGAAGGTCATCGCGATCGTCGCCGAGCAAATGGGCGTCGAAAAGGGCGAGATCTCCCTCGAGACCAACTTCGTGAACGACCTCAACGCCGACAGCCTCGACACCGTCGAGCTCGTCATGGAATTCGAAGACGAATTCGAAACCTCCATCCCCGATGAAGAAGCCGAGAAGATCCAAACCGTGGGTCAGGCCGTCGACTTCATCAAGGAAAACATGGACAAGTAA
- the fabF gene encoding beta-ketoacyl-ACP synthase II, translating to MSDRRVVITGLGWVTSMGNDVNDVWQQLLNGTSGIKTVTRFDTTEYPVKFGGECTEWDGPPQMDPPNRKQATKKMDRFAQFAVSAAIDAVNDAGIDFASENPWRCGSIIGTGIGGMEEFCGGYRKLIAKGPSRVSPFMVPKLMCNAGSGNVSIHFGIKGPNSAVASACASAAHAIGEAVECIRHDAADVMITGGSEAALNDLGMACFVALKALSKRNDAITEASRPWDADRDGFVLSEGAGIILLEEYEHAKARGAKIYGELKGFGQSADGSHITAPLEDGAGASHAMNQALADAGLSPSDIGYINAHGTSTGLGDLAETRAIQKSFGEDTKIPVSSTKSMTGHTLGASGGIEAVILAKVLETGKVPPTINLHNPSEGCTLDYVPNEARDLEVTHAMSNSFGFGGHNVSLVMSKV from the coding sequence ATGAGCGATCGACGTGTAGTCATCACCGGGCTCGGCTGGGTCACCAGCATGGGCAACGACGTCAACGACGTCTGGCAGCAACTCCTGAACGGCACCAGCGGCATCAAGACCGTCACCCGTTTCGACACCACCGAATACCCCGTGAAGTTCGGCGGCGAGTGCACCGAATGGGACGGCCCACCGCAAATGGACCCGCCCAACCGCAAGCAAGCGACCAAGAAGATGGACCGCTTCGCCCAGTTCGCCGTCAGCGCTGCCATCGACGCGGTCAACGACGCCGGCATCGACTTCGCCAGCGAAAACCCCTGGCGCTGCGGCTCGATCATCGGCACCGGCATCGGCGGCATGGAAGAGTTCTGCGGCGGCTACCGCAAGCTCATCGCCAAGGGCCCGTCACGCGTCAGCCCGTTCATGGTGCCCAAGCTCATGTGCAACGCCGGCTCGGGCAACGTCTCGATCCACTTCGGCATCAAGGGCCCCAACTCCGCCGTCGCCTCCGCCTGCGCCTCCGCCGCCCACGCCATCGGTGAGGCCGTCGAGTGCATCCGCCACGACGCCGCCGACGTCATGATCACCGGCGGCTCCGAAGCCGCGCTCAACGACCTGGGCATGGCCTGCTTCGTCGCTCTCAAAGCCCTCTCGAAACGCAACGACGCCATCACCGAGGCCTCCCGCCCCTGGGACGCCGACCGCGACGGCTTCGTCCTCTCCGAGGGTGCCGGCATCATCCTCCTCGAGGAATACGAACACGCCAAAGCCCGCGGCGCCAAGATCTACGGCGAGCTCAAGGGCTTCGGCCAATCCGCCGACGGCTCCCACATCACCGCCCCGCTCGAAGACGGCGCCGGTGCCTCCCACGCCATGAACCAGGCCCTCGCCGACGCCGGCCTGAGCCCCAGCGACATCGGCTACATCAACGCTCACGGCACCTCCACCGGCCTGGGCGACCTCGCCGAGACCCGCGCCATCCAAAAGTCCTTCGGCGAAGACACCAAGATACCCGTGTCCTCCACCAAGTCCATGACCGGCCACACCCTCGGCGCCTCCGGCGGCATCGAAGCCGTCATCCTCGCCAAGGTCCTTGAGACCGGCAAAGTCCCCCCCACCATCAACCTCCATAACCCCAGCGAAGGCTGCACCCTCGACTACGTCCCCAACGAAGCCCGCGACCTGGAAGTCACCCACGCCATGTCCAACAGCTTCGGCTTCGGCGGACACAACGTGAGCCTCGTGATGAGCAAGGTGTGA
- a CDS encoding PP2C family protein-serine/threonine phosphatase, whose product MSSTENPFFSTTPSEAQGSSEVEASGETPDKLTAMVEMVRELSAQTDAQQMVSDFGDRFRRMFTYEGFIALSRRGLESPWYRITRSSLWTTPINPWKQKDQLPVLNGGFLGELLYGDVPVIINDFRPNPDDPAYEHLKDFRSLQAVPHYHEGVGTNMAINFSTRPGAFDLGKLPDNVLTHNLFGRTTNNMVLSQQLKEANDALDAELKVVGDIQRSLLPHTLPTIEHMELAAHYHTATRAGGDYYDLFPLADGKWGILVADVSGHGTPAAVVMAATHAIAHAYTGPDGHEPCAPCAMLSYLNSRLVGKYDADTVMFVTAFYAIFDPATRTLTYSAAGHPPPRLYRDGELTALDQVGGLPLGIIDQSDYHSATVQLQPGDRITLFTDGITEAFDPSRKQYGEARLDAVLQQAGMSQAKPEDAIHVLLDDVHAFAHGMPNDDDQTILALQVT is encoded by the coding sequence ATGTCGTCCACGGAAAATCCATTCTTCAGCACCACGCCGAGCGAGGCCCAGGGGTCGTCGGAGGTGGAGGCGTCGGGCGAGACGCCGGACAAACTCACGGCGATGGTTGAGATGGTGCGGGAGCTGTCGGCCCAGACCGACGCTCAGCAGATGGTCAGCGACTTCGGCGACCGCTTTCGGCGGATGTTTACCTACGAGGGGTTCATCGCGCTGAGTCGGCGGGGGTTGGAGTCGCCTTGGTATCGGATCACGCGGAGTTCGCTGTGGACGACGCCGATCAATCCGTGGAAGCAGAAGGACCAACTGCCCGTGCTCAACGGCGGGTTCCTGGGCGAGCTGTTGTACGGCGACGTGCCGGTGATCATCAACGACTTTCGGCCGAACCCCGACGACCCGGCGTACGAACACCTCAAAGACTTCCGTTCGCTGCAGGCGGTGCCGCACTACCACGAGGGCGTGGGCACGAACATGGCGATCAACTTCAGCACCCGGCCCGGTGCGTTTGACCTCGGCAAGCTGCCGGACAACGTGCTGACGCACAACCTGTTTGGGCGGACGACCAACAACATGGTCTTGTCGCAGCAGCTCAAGGAAGCCAACGATGCGTTGGACGCGGAGCTGAAGGTGGTGGGCGATATCCAGCGGTCGCTGCTGCCGCATACGCTGCCGACGATCGAGCACATGGAGTTGGCGGCGCACTACCACACCGCGACCCGCGCGGGCGGCGACTACTACGACCTGTTCCCGCTGGCGGATGGCAAGTGGGGCATCCTCGTCGCAGACGTGTCGGGCCACGGCACGCCGGCCGCGGTGGTGATGGCGGCGACGCACGCGATTGCCCACGCGTACACCGGGCCGGACGGACACGAGCCTTGTGCGCCGTGTGCGATGTTGAGTTACCTCAACTCCCGGCTGGTCGGCAAATACGACGCAGACACGGTGATGTTCGTCACGGCGTTCTACGCCATCTTCGACCCCGCGACGCGGACGCTGACGTATTCCGCGGCCGGCCACCCCCCGCCGAGGCTGTACCGGGACGGCGAGCTGACCGCGCTGGACCAGGTCGGCGGGCTGCCGTTGGGCATCATCGATCAGTCTGACTACCACTCGGCGACGGTCCAGCTCCAGCCGGGCGACCGGATCACGCTGTTCACCGACGGGATCACCGAGGCCTTCGACCCCAGCCGTAAGCAGTACGGCGAGGCACGCCTGGACGCGGTGCTGCAGCAGGCGGGCATGTCCCAGGCCAAGCCGGAGGACGCCATCCACGTCCTGCTGGACGACGTCCACGCCTTCGCCCACGGCATGCCCAATGACGACGATCAGACGATCCTGGCCCTGCAGGTCACCTGA
- a CDS encoding Sec-independent protein translocase subunit TatA/TatB, translating to MSFSSIQTTLALGMPGPMEWIIIGIIGVLIFGKRLPSVGKSLGQGIVEFKKGLSGVKDELDDAVNATKSLDDPSSSNASTMDTPETKAETPSTPPHSA from the coding sequence ATGAGCTTTTCCTCCATCCAGACCACCCTCGCTCTCGGCATGCCCGGCCCCATGGAGTGGATCATCATCGGCATCATCGGCGTGCTGATCTTCGGCAAGCGCCTGCCCTCCGTCGGCAAGTCGCTGGGCCAAGGCATCGTCGAATTCAAGAAGGGCTTGTCGGGCGTCAAAGACGAGCTCGACGACGCCGTGAACGCCACCAAGAGCCTCGACGACCCCTCGTCCAGCAACGCCTCGACGATGGACACCCCCGAAACCAAGGCCGAGACCCCCAGCACCCCGCCCCACTCGGCTTGA